Within Halopelagius longus, the genomic segment CGAGGTGCTCACGCCCAGCCCGGTCGTCGGCGCGGCGATGTCGTTCGTCGCCTTCCAAGGGTGGCAGCTTCTCATGTACGATCAAGGCCAGTTCGACGACCCCGTCGAGAACATCAAGACCGCGATATACGTCTCCATCCCCGCCGCGACGCTCCTGTACGTCCTCGTGGCGCTGACGACGGTGAGCCTCCTTCGGCTGTCGGTCATCGCCGTCGCGCCGGAGGTGTCTCTCCTCTACGCCGGCATCGAGTTCATGGGTCGCATCGGCGCGTTCGTCATCGGCCTCTCGGCGCTGTTCTCGACGGCGAGCGCCGTCAACGCCACCCTGTTCAGCAGCGCGCAGTTCTCGCGCGACCTCATCGACATGGGACTGCTCCCCGAGCGGTTCGGCGGGGGAGACGGCGACATCCCGAAGAAAATCGTCGTCGTCCTCGGCGTCCTCTCGGCGGCGTTCGCCGTCTACGGGAGCCTCTCCAGCATCACGTCGTTCGCCTCGCTCTCCTTTATCGCCGTCTTCGGCGGCATGAGTTGGCTCACGTTCCGCAAGCGCGCGGAGTTCGACGACGTGTCCGCCGCGATACCCCTCGTCGGCGTCGTCGGGACGGTGGTGTTCTTCCCCCTGCTTCTCTACAACCTCTACGTCAACAGCCCCGGCGTCTTCTACACCGTCGTCGTCATCTCCGTCCTCGTCGTCGGGAGCGAACTGTTCTACTTCGAACGCGAACCGCTCGAAGAACTGCTGCCGTGGATGTCCACCGAGGGTGAAAACAGATGACCGACGAAAATTGGACGCCGACGCTCGGCAGGCGCGACGCGCTCAAAGGCATCGCCGTCGCCGCGGGGGCGGCGCTTTCCGGCTGCTCCGCGGAGGCCGTCCCGGGCAACGACCCGGGCGAGCAACTTCGGTACTCGATGGTGCTTCCGCCCGTCACGCTCGACCCGGTGGAGACGACGGACGCGTGGTCGGCGAAGGCGGAGAACCTCGTCTTTCAGGGACTGTACGCCTACGACCGGGAGATGAACCGCGTTCCCGTCCTCGCGTCGGGGAGTCCGACGGTGAGCGACGACGGGCGGACGTACACCGTCTCGCTGACCGAGGGGGCGACGTTCGCCGACGGGAGCGACGTGACGGCGGCGGACGTGAAGTACACGTTCGAGGCCCCCATCGCCGAGGAGTCGCCGAACGCGTGGCAGGTGGAGATGCTCGAGGCGGTGGAGACGCCGGACGAGCGAACCGTCCGGTTCGAACTCTCGCACCCCTATCCCGCCTTCGAGCACGCGCTGACGCGCAAGGTGGTTCCGAAGGGCGTCCGGGAGGGCAACGAGACGATGTTCGGGAAGCGACCGGACTCGACGGTGGGGTCCGGCCCCTACGACCCGGCGGTGTTCAAGCGGGGGAAGTACGTCCGCCTCGAACGGCGCGGCGACGTCTGGGGCGAACGGTCGCCGGCGGTCGAGAGGGTCAAACTCATCAACACGCACGCGGGCCTCGCGCGGACGATGGCCCTGAAGACGGGCCAAAGCGACGTCGTAGAGCGTATCCAGCCGAAACTGTGGGAGGCGACGCGGAAGATGCCGAACGTCTCTATCGTCCAACGGCCCAGTTTCAGTTCCTACTTCCTCGCGTTCAACTGCGGGGCCGAACCCACCGCCGACCCGAAAGTCCGCGAGGCCGTCGACTACCTCGTCTCGATGGACGAGTTCGTCGAACACATCGTCGGCGAAGGCGGCGAACGACAACCGAGTCCGCTTCCGAACCGACTCGCCGAGGCGTGGAACTTCCCGCTGGGCGAGTGGGCGGGCGTCCAACACGACAAGAACGTAGAGGAGGCGAAGGCGCTGTTCGAGGAGGCGGGCGTGAAGAACTGGTCGCCGAAGATAGTCGTCCCCCACAACGACAAGATGCGCGAGAAGTTGGCCAACGCCGTCGCGCACGGCCTGAAGAACGCCGGGTTCCGGCGCGCACGCGTCGTCAAGCACCACTGGGAGAAGTTCCGCGAGACGGTGACCTCCGGCAACAGAGACGAGTACGCGATGTACGTCGGGTCGTGGGCGGGCGGCCCCGACCCGGACACGTACCTCTACCCGCTGTTTCACTGGAGTCAGGAGGACGCCACCAACGGGACGTTCTACCACGAGGAGTCGGTGATGCGCAGACTTCGGCGCGCCCGCCGGACGACGGACCGAGAGCGGCGACGGACGCTGTACGAGAGGACGATTACGACGCTTTTGGAGGACCGAGTCGTCCTCCCGGCGTTCACGCTCGACAACAGTTTCGGCGTCAAGCGGCGCGTCCGCGACTTCGAGGCGCACCCGATGGCGCAGTACAACCCGCGTCTGGTCGGCGGACGCGGAAGCGACGCGCCGGTCCGCCTCCGCGAGTGAGAGCGTTCGGCGTCGGGGCACCGACAGCGCCACCGCCGCGCCGTATCGGTCGGTTCGGGCGGAGGAGAACGAGATAGGTCCGAAGCGGTCGCTCCGGGACGGAGAACAAAGAGAGAAGAACGTCGGAGACGACCGCCGACGCTTAGATGTAGTCGATGGACTGCGGCAGTTCGAGCTTCATCCCCTTCCGCTCTCGAATCTCCATGATCTTCTCGCGCTGGAGGTTGTCCGAGAGGACGCGGAAGCCGGCGTTCTCGGTGTTCCAGGAGGCGCGGCCTTCGGTGGCCGAGCGGATGTCCGAGGAGAAGCCGATCATCTCTTCGACGGGCGCGATGCCCTCGATGACCATGAGGTCACCCTCTTGGTACATGTCGTCGACGCGGCCGCGGCGGCCCTGAATCTCGCCGGAGGCCGACCCCATGTGCTCGGAGGGAACGTCGATGCGGACGTCCTGGATGGGTTCGAGCAGCTTGATGTCCGCGTCGATGAGCGACCGGTGGACCGCGTCGCGGACGGCCGGGATGACCTGCGCGGGACCGCGGTGGATGGTGTCCTCGTGGAGCTTCGCGTCGTGGAGACGCAGCAGCGACCCCTGCACGGGTTCGGCGGCCAGCGGACCGTCGTCGAGCGCCTCTTCGAGACCCTCGATGACGAGTTCCATCGTCTCGTTGAGGTGCTGGATACCCTTCGTGTCGTCGATGAGGATGTTCGTCCCGTGGATGTGTTCGACGTCCTGGGAGGTGTCCTTGTCCATGCCGGCCTCCTGCAGCGCCTCGCGGCGCTCCAGTTCGGGCATGTCCATCGAGACTTCGCCGCGCTGGATCTGCTCGACGATGTCCTCGTTGAGGGGTTCGACCGTGATGTAGAACTTGTTGTGGCGGTTCGGGGAGACGCCCTCGACTTCGCGGGACTGCGACTGCGGCATCTCGCGGTAGACGACGATGGGTTCGCCGGTGACGACCGGGATGCCCTGATTCTTCTGGATGCGCTGGGTGATGACTTCGAGATGGAGTTCGCCCTGTCCGCTGATGAGGTGCTCGCCGGTGTCCTCGTTAATCTCGACGCGGATGGTCGGGTCCTCCTTTGCGACCTGCTGGAGCGTCTGGATGAGCTTCGGCAGGTCGTCCATGTTCTTCGCCTCGACGGACTTCGTGATGACGGGCTCGGAGATGTGCTCGATGGACTCGAACGGCGTCATCTCGACCGAGGAGACGGTCGAACCCGCGATGGCGTCGCGGAGACCCGTGACGGCCGCGATGTTCCCCGCGGGGACGCCGCGGTCGAGTTCCTCCCGTTCGCCGCCCATGAAGATACCGACGGACTGGACGCGGTTCTTCCCCGCCGTCCCGGAGACGTAGAGCTCTTGGCCCTTCTTGATGGTGCCGGAGAACAGGCGACCGGTCGCGATTTCGCCCGCGTGGGGGTCCATCGAGATGTCGGTCACCATGAAGACGACTTCGCCCTCGTCGTCGACGTCGCGCATCTGGTGTGCGAGGTCCAGTTCGTCGTCGCCGCGCCAGACGCGCGGGATACGACGGGGCTGGGCGTTGAGCGGGTTCGGGAAGTGCTCGGCGACCATGTCGAGAACGACGTCAGAAAGCGGCGTCTTCTCGTGGAGCTCTTGGCGCTTGTCGGCGCGTTCGAGCTCGATGATGTCGCCGAACGACATGCCCGTCTCCTGCATCGACGGGAGCGAGACGCCCCACTTGTAGAGGGCGGACCCGAAGGCGACGGTGCCGTCTTCGACGGAGACCGTCCAGTCCTCGACGTCGTCCATGTCCTGCGTCATCCCGCGGATGAGCTCGTTGACGTCGCCGATGACGTCGGTGAGACGCTGCTGCATCTCCTCGGGACCTTCCTGCAGTTCCGAGATGAGGCGGTCGACCTTGTTGATGAACAGCGCGGGCTTGACGCCCTCGCGGAGGGCCTGACGAACGACAGTTTCGGTCTGCGGCATCGCACCCTCGACGGCGTCCACGACGACGAGTGCGCCGTCGACGGCGCGCATCGCGCGGGTCACGTCGCCACCGAAGTCGACGTGGCCCGGCGTGTCGATGAGGTTGATGAGGTGGTTACGGTCCTGGTACTCGTGGGTCATCGAGACGTTCGCCGCGTCGATGGTGATGCCACGTTCCTGTTCGTCCTCCTCCGTGTCCATCATCAGGCGGGTCGCTTCGCCTTCGTCGGCGATCATCCCGGCACCCGCGAGGAGGTTGTCTGTCAGTGTCGTCTTTCCGTGGTCGACGTGAGCTGCGATGGCGATGTTCCGGATCTGCTCCGGTTTGTCCATCAGTTTCTCACACTCTTGTACAATCTTCTTTCGTCGGCCCATTATACAGCACCGTACCGGAAGGAGGGTCAAAAGGGTAGTGTTTTGCCGGTGGTGAAACGGCCGGATTCGACCGCCTCTCGCCCCGGTATGTCTATTTCTCACACAATCGTCGCGAGCGACGGGCGCGGGAATCCGGACGGCCGCGAGCGCGCCCCTCGGCCGCGTTCTCCGCTCGACGACGCCGGAGCGGCGTCGGCGCAAGAGTCATACCCGACGACCCCGTGATAACGGAACGCATGGATTTACGGATACGAGGGTCCGCGCCGGCGGACCCCTTCTTGAGCGCCGTCGACCTTTTCGAGACGGAGTACGACCTCGACCGACCGGTACACGTCGACGTCCGAGAGGACCCCGACGAGCGCACGTGGGCCGCCCACTACGAGGACCGGCACGTCCTCAACATCTCGCGGCAGGCCGCCACGAGTGCGATGGCCCGCGAACTCGTCCTCCACGAACTCTCTCACATGGCTCGCAACGAGGAGCGACACGCCTCCCACGTTCAGTCCACGGAGGAAGCCATCTTTCTGGCGCTGTCGGGGAGTTCGGTCGAACGACGAAAAGTCGCGCACTGCTACCAGATAGCCAACCACATGAAGGACATCTACGCCGACGACATCACGCTCTCTGTCGCCCCGGCGGAGAAACTCGTCCACTTCCTCGAATCGGAACTGGCGCGGGCGTTGGCGGCCAAGCCGGGCCCGTCGCCGTGGCCCGACTCCAGACTCGTCACCGCCGACGCCGACCCCGAGATAACCGCCGTCAACGCGGCGTTCGCACTCGCTCTCGTCGAACGGCACGACGTAGTGGACGAGAGCCACCGACTGTACGACCTCGCGCACGCGGCCGCGGACGACGCGCCGACGGTCGAACTCGAAGCGTTCAAACGCGAGTTCCGGTCGCTCGCCGCCGACCCCACGGAGAGCGACTACCGGAAGGCGCTCGTCGACGTGACGCGCCAGTACGCGGTCGAGACTACGAATCACGCGACGGCGGCGGACTGAGAGAAGGCGACCGGCGAACGGCGTCGGAGACGCCGCGCGTCCGACGCGTCGCTGTCGGAACGCGAAGAGAGGAGAGAAGACGGAGAGCGAAGTTCGGAGTTTAGCGGGCCGCTTCCGCGACGCGCTCGGACTCTTCCTTCTGGTTGATAGCGTACGACTGGACGTCGTAGTCCGCGGCGGCGACGAGCTGCTGGGCGAGCGCTTCCGCGGCGCTCGTCTTCGACTTGTAGGACGCGCTCTTCGTCCCCTCGGCGATGAACATCAGCGCCTGATCGACGCGGCGCTGGGGCGCGACGTCGACGGCCTGCGGGACGGAGATGCCCCCGTACTTCAGGCGGACCGTCTCCTCGCGCGGGGCGGCGTTCTCCACGGCGCGGACGAGAATCTGAACGGGGTTCTCGTCGGTGCGGTCGTGGACGATCTCGAAGGCGTCCTTCGTGATCTTCATCGTCTTCTGCTTGTCGCCCGTGTTGTCCTCGCTCTGCATGAGGCGGTTGATGAGGCGCTCGACGATGCTGATCTCGCTTTTCTTGAACTGCTTGGAGGCGTGACGGCCCATCGTGTGGGCGATGGGGGTGACGTTGATGTACCGCTCCGTCGAGGGGTCGGTGTACTCGATCTCGGTCACGTCCCAGACGCCGAACAGTTGGGCGTTCGATGCCGCTTCCTCGCTGTCGGCCGGCGCGTCCGGCTCGGGTGCGTCGCTCTCAGACATGTTAGCGCACCGGCTTCTCTGCGTTACCGCGGACGAGTTCGAGCATCGCCACGCCGTTGACCTTGTCGACCTTGTAGTTCACGCCCGAGAGGTCGCCCATCGCGCGACCCTTCGCACCGCCGATACCGGCGATGGTGACCTCGTCGTGCTCGTCGATGAACGAGATAGCGCCGTCACCGGGACAGAACGCGGTGACCTGCTTCCCGTTCTTGATGAGCTGAACGCGGACGCACTTTCGAATCGCCGAGTTCGGCTGCTTTGCTTCGATACCGACCTTCTCCAGCACGATACCGCGAGCCTGCGGTGCGCCTTCGAGGGGGTCGGACTTCTTCCGGAGACCACGTTCGCGGCGCGCGTACTCGGAGTCGGACCAGCGCCGCTTCTGCCGGTCCTGCTTGAGTTTGCGCGCGGCGTATTTGCCGTTCGCCATAGTGGACGTGTCTTCCCGATGGAGATACTTAAGCCTCCCTTTTCGAACCGTGCGAGACGCCCGCAGGTTCGATTAGCGCCCCCTAAGAAGGAATCTGAGGACGTTTCGTCGATCGGAGTTACGCGCTCTCCGGACGGCGTAGGTCGAAAGCGCGTCGGAGAAGTCGTCTCGCCGAGGTCGGCGGGGGACGTTGGGGTTCGACTAGGTGTCGCCGGACCACCTCGAACGACTCTCGGTGTCGCCGTGCGTCACGTCCACGGGGTCTACCACCCGATGGTCGGCGGGCGGCGACACCGGCAGGTCCCACTCGTCGCAGGCGCGCTTGAGTCGGTCCGCCACCTCGCCCTGCACCTTGGGGACGTTCGCCTCGCGGGGGTCGCCGACCCAGTACGTCACTTCGACCCACACTGAGTCCTCGTCGAATTCGTCGACGTTGGCGGTGGGACGCGGTCGTTCTCGGACGCCCTCCGCGCCGAGTGCGGCGCGTTCCAACACCGCCGCCGCCCGGTCGACGTCCACGACGTACCCGAACGGGAGTCGCTCGGTGAACGCGACGCGTCGTCGGTTGTACGGGCGGACGACCGTGTTCGCGGAGAGTTCGCTGTTCGGGATGGTCACTTCGTGCCCCTCGATGGTCCGCAGCTGCGTCGTCCGGTACCGGATGGCGACGACGACGCCGGTGTACTCGTCCCACTCGATGTGGTCTCCGACGTTGAAGTCCCTGTCCGCGACGAGGAAGACGCCGCTGACGAGGTTGCCGATGGCGTCCTGCCCGGCGATACCGAGTGCGACGGACGCCCCCGCGACGACGATGGCGGACCGGGTGAGCGACGGACCGTACCCCGCGACGGAGACGGCGGTGACGAACGCGACGATGGCGACGAACGCGACGAAGTAACGCCCCGTCGCCGCGGTCAACGTCTCGTTGTTGGGGTTGCGCCGACGGACGACGCGCACGACGGCCGGGGTGACGACGTACCGCCCGACGAGGTAGACGACGACGAACGCGACGACGGCGAGGACGTACTGGTCCACCGCCTCCGTGGCCTCCTCGACGGGGACGTCCGGCGCCGCCTGACCGACGACCGCTTCGAGCATACCGGTCGGTTCACGAGCGAATCACAAAAGTGCGGTCGCAGAACGCGTCGGTCGCGGAATCGGAGGCGGGACGCCTCAGGTGAGTTGGATGTCGTCGATGTCGTAGTGCCGGCGCGCCAGCGTGCGCGCCGTCTCGATGTTCTTCCCCTCTTTCCCGATGGCGACGCCGCGGTCCTCGTCTGCGACTTCGACGTAGGCGACGCGGTCGTCCTGCTGAGAGATGGTCACGTGTCGGACCGCCGCGGGCGCCAGCGCACTCGCGACGAACGCCTCGGACGTGTCGGCGTCCTCGACGAGTTCGACCGACCGACCGATCTTCTCTTCGACCTTCTTGACGTTCTGCCCGCCGGGGCCGATGGCTTGGCCCATCTCGCCGGCGGCGACCAGGATGACCACCCGGTCGTCGAACGTCAGGCAGTCCCTCGCCGTCGCCCCCGTCTCGTCCTCGAAGAGGGCGATGTAGCGGCGTTCGGCGTCCGACAGCGTGACTTTCATATCGTCTCCCTCAGTCGTCCGCGGGGTTTATCGAACCCATGCGCAGGTCCACGTCGCCGGTGCCGATGGATATCGGCTTGCCGACGATGACGTTCTCGATGACGCCGTCTAAGTCGTCCTCCTCGCCGTGGATGGCCGCGTCCAGCAGGTGGTTGACCGTCACCTCGAACGCGGCGCGGGCGAGGACGGAGTCCTTCGACCCGGAGATGCCGTGGCGGCCGATGGACTCTATCTCGCCGCGGTTCGTCATGATGTCCGCGACCAACATCAGGTGGCGGACGTTCACGTCGTCGAGGCCCTGTTCGCGCAGGGTGTCCATCGTCTCGTTGATGATGGCCTCGCGGGCCGCCTCGATGCCGAGTTCGCGGTGGACTTCGTGGATGTTGTTACTCGTCGTGCGCGAGGCGTCGACGCCCTCGATGGAGAGGACGTCGCCGAAGGCCGAACCCTCGGTGTAGAGGACGAACTCCTCGCGTCCGGTCTCCTCGTTTTCCTCCTTGCGGATGACGACGCGGGAGATGTCCTCGATGCCCTTGAAGACGATTTCGCGCAGTTCCTCCACGAGTTGGAGGAGTCGGCGGTAGCTCGGCGCTTCGGGACCGAACTCGATGACGGTGCCCGAACGGTTCGTGCTCACGCCGAGGGCGTCCTCGATGGTCTCGGCTATCTCTTGGGCGACGGTGTCGACGTCGTTCTCGGTGGGCCACCGCTCCATCAGGGTGTCCTCGTTCAAGTCCACCTGCACGAGCATGTCCGCGACGTTCGTCGAGACGTCGCCGAGGGCGAGAATCTTCGTGGCCTCCATCGACCAGACGACTTCGTGGGCCTTCTCTCGCTCCGTGGCGTACTCGCCTTCGAGCGGAACCGTCATCATCGGCGTGTCGGGCGTCTTCCGCGCGTCCACGAGTTCGATGAGGCGCGGAAGTCCCTGCGTCACGTCGATTTCGGCGACGCCCGCGTAGTGGAACGTGTTCATCGTCATCTGCGTCCCGGGTTCCCCGATGGACTGGGCGGACACCGTTCCGACGGGGTCGAGGGGGTCCACGCGCGTGTCCTGATGGCGGGCTTCGACCGCCCGCGCTATCTCGTCGGCTTGCTCGGGCGTGACGCCCTCGCGTTCGTCGACGGTGCTGTAGATGCGCTCTTTCAGCCGTCGGGGGAGGTCGTGGTCCTCGATGACGGCTTCGACGTCTTCGGTTACGTACTCGTAGTCAGTCATCCGAGTTCACCCCCGTGGCCTTGTCGAGGCCCGGACCGGCGTACTCCGAGAGGTTCGTCGGCGGTTCGCGGGTGCCGAGGAACCGCTCTTTCTCCTCTTCCGTGGCGAACTCCGCGTCGAGGACGCGGTCGGCGATGTTGTCCACGTCGATGCCGTCGCCGGCGTCCGAGGACACCTTCACGGGCGAGGTGCCGTCCTCGCCGAACTCGAACTGGACGATGGTGCCCGAGGTGTCGCGCACCGTGCCGTCGTACTGCGCTTCGAGTTCCGACAGCGCGTTGATGAGGCGACGCTGGAGGTACCCGGACTTCGACGTCCGGACTGCCGTGTCGACCAGCCCTTCGCGGCCGCCCATCGCGTGGAAGAAGAACTCCCGCGGGGTCAGACCGCTCCGGTAACTGTTCTCGACGAAGCCGTGCGCGCCCGCGGAGAGGTCTTCCTTCTGGAAGTGGCTGAGCGTCCGCCCCTCGTACCCGCGGTTGATGCGCTCGCCGCGAACCGCCTGCTGGCCGACGCAGCCGGCCATCTGAGTCAGGTTCAGCATCGAACCGCGCGCCCCGGACCGGGCCATGACCACGGCCGGGTTGTCGTCGGTGAAGTGGTCCTCCGCGATTTCGCCGGCGGAGTCGCGGGCCTTGCCGAGCTGCTGCATTATCTTCATCTCCAGCGTCTCGTCGACGGAGCGACCCGGCAGCGATTCGAGCTCGCCGGCCTCGTAGATGTCGATGAGCTCCTGCACGCGGTCGTAGGCGTTGCCGATGGCCTCGTCGACCTGTTCGTTCGCCTCCTCCGGAATCGACTCGTCGTCGATGCCGATGGAGAACCCGAAGTGCATGATGGCGCGCATCGCCAGCGAGGCGACTTCGTTGACGAACACCCGAGAGCGGGTCTTCGAGTACACCTTCGCCAGCGTGTCCACGATTTCGCCGCCGAACGCGCCGACGGCGTCCTCGTCGATGGTGCCGGCGACGAGCTGGCCGTCCTCGATTATCACGTCGTCGCCCGTCGAGGAGGTGAACTGGAGGTTCAGGTCGTCGGGCAGCAGTTCCGAGAACAGCTGTCGACCCGTCCAGTAGGGCGTGCCGTCCTCGTACTCGCCCGCCGGTTCGGGGAGCGTGTCGATGCTCGTCGCACGTAGCAGGTCCAGCGCCTGCGTCTCCGTGAACTCGGGGTTGCCGTTCGTCAGCAGGTACGTCCCGGAGATGTGGTCCTGAATCGCGCCGATGATGTTCTCACCGAAGCGCGGGCTGAGAATCTGCTCCTGCACGCGCATGAGGACGCGCGCCTCGGCGCGGGACTCCTCCGTCTGCAGGGCGTGCATGTTCATCTCGTCGCCGTCGAAGTCGGCGTTGTACGGCGGACAGACGACGGTGTTGAGGCGGAACGTCTTGTACGGCATCACGACGACTTCGTGCGCCATGATGGACATCCGGTGCAGCGACGGCTGTCGGTTGAAGATGACGATGTCGCCGTCGATGAGGTGCCGGTTGACCTCCCAGCCGGCCTCGACCTTCTCTGCGAGTTCCTCGCAGTTCTTCTCGGTCACCTTCAGACGGCGGCCGTCGGGGCGCTTGACGTAGTTCGCGCCGGGGTGACCCTCGGGCCCGTTGCGGACGTACTGTTGGGCCTGTTCGAGGTTCCGCTGGGTCACGTTCATCGTCTGGGTCATCTCGCGGGCGACCCGTTCGGGGACGCCGACTTCGTTCAGAGACAGCGTCGGGTCCGGCGAGATGACGGTACGCGCCGAGAAGTTCACGCGCTTCCCGGAGAGCGACCCGCGGAAGCGGCCCTCCTTCCCCTTCAGGCGCTGGCTGAGCGTCTTCAGCGGACGGCCGGAGCGGTGTCGCGCGGGCGGCGTGCCCGAGATTTCGTTGTCGATGAACGTCGTGACGTGGTACTGGAGCAGTTCCCACAGGTCCTCGATGATGAGCTGCGGGGCACCCGCCTCGCGGTTCTCCATGAACCGCTGGTTGATGCGGATGATGTCGACCAGCTTGTGCGTCAGGTCGTCCTCGGAGCGTTGGCCGTTGTCGAGCGTGATGGACGGACGCGCCGTCACCGGCGGCACCGGCAGGACGGTCAGAATCATCCACTCGGGGCGGGCGCGACTCGGGTCGACGCCCAGCGTCTCGATGTCCTCGTCCGGGATGTCCTCGAACCAGTCGCGGATGTCCGAGGGCATCAGCTTGTTCATGTCCTCCTCGGTGAGGTCCATGTCGAGGGCCTTCTCCAGCTTCTTGCGGTCCTCGCCGACGGGGCGGAACTCGCCGGAGAGGATCTGGTTGATGCGGCTCACGTCGAGCCCCGTCTTGTCCGCGAGTTCGCTGGGGCCGATGCCCTCGTCGTCCTCGTCGTCGGGGTCCGGCTGCATCGCGTCGGCGATGCGCTCGGAGTAGTCGCCCGCGAGGACGTCTTGGACCTCGTAGTAGGTGGTCGGCTTCTCGTGTTTGATGTCGTGCTGGGGGGAGCCGCAGTGGGGGCACCGCTTCGCCTTCCGAGCCTGTCGGACGGCGGACTTCAGCACGTTCGTCCAGTCCTCGCCGAGTTCGTGCGTCCGGTCGAGGCCCTCGCGGAACTCCGCTTGCTCCTCCTCGGTGAGCGCGAGGTGGCCGCACTCGCGGCACGTCGCGCGGAGGAGGCGACGGATGAGCTTCGTGAAGCCGACGTGGATGACGGGCGCGGCCAGTTCGATGTGGCCGAAGTGCCCGTTACACGACCCCGAGTGCTGGCCGCAGGTGCGGCACTGCAGGCCGGGGTCGATGACGCCGAGTCGGGGGTCCATCAGGCCCATGTCGATGGGGTACCCGTCGTCGTCGTAAGTGTCCGCGGTGATGACCTTCGTCGCGGACATGTCTCGGTACGTCTCCGGGTCCATCAGCCCGAACTGGATGGCTCCGATCTCTTTGGGTGTCTGCATTGACATTGTGTGGGGTGACAGGTGGTGGGGGTGGTTAGACCGCGTCCTCTAAGTCGAGTCGCGGTCGGATGCCGAGCGCGATCATCTCGTCGAGCAGCAGCTTGAACGCGTAGCTGATCTCTATCTCGTGGATGTTGTCCTCGTCGCCGGTGACGGGGTCGTAGATGCGGCGCTGGTCGCGGTCCTCGACGGCGACCATGCCGGTGTCGGCGGAGATGTACACCGTCTCCTTGTCGGAGGAGTCCAGCAGGCGTTCCTGCAGGACCATCGCCGCGCCGTGTCCGATGACGGTGTCGCGTTCCATCTCCCCGAGGCGAAGGCCACCCTCGCGGGCGCGACCCTCGGTCGGTTGTCGGGTGAGAACCTGCACGGGACCGCGGGAACGGGCGTGCAGCTTGTTGCTCACCATGTGGTACAGCTTGTGGTAGAAGATGATGCCGACGAATATCTCGGCCTCGATCTTCTCTCCGGTGACGCCGGAGTACATGACCTCCTTGCCG encodes:
- the rpoA2 gene encoding DNA-directed RNA polymerase subunit A'' gives rise to the protein MTDYEYVTEDVEAVIEDHDLPRRLKERIYSTVDEREGVTPEQADEIARAVEARHQDTRVDPLDPVGTVSAQSIGEPGTQMTMNTFHYAGVAEIDVTQGLPRLIELVDARKTPDTPMMTVPLEGEYATEREKAHEVVWSMEATKILALGDVSTNVADMLVQVDLNEDTLMERWPTENDVDTVAQEIAETIEDALGVSTNRSGTVIEFGPEAPSYRRLLQLVEELREIVFKGIEDISRVVIRKEENEETGREEFVLYTEGSAFGDVLSIEGVDASRTTSNNIHEVHRELGIEAAREAIINETMDTLREQGLDDVNVRHLMLVADIMTNRGEIESIGRHGISGSKDSVLARAAFEVTVNHLLDAAIHGEEDDLDGVIENVIVGKPISIGTGDVDLRMGSINPADD
- a CDS encoding DNA-directed RNA polymerase subunit A', yielding MQTPKEIGAIQFGLMDPETYRDMSATKVITADTYDDDGYPIDMGLMDPRLGVIDPGLQCRTCGQHSGSCNGHFGHIELAAPVIHVGFTKLIRRLLRATCRECGHLALTEEEQAEFREGLDRTHELGEDWTNVLKSAVRQARKAKRCPHCGSPQHDIKHEKPTTYYEVQDVLAGDYSERIADAMQPDPDDEDDEGIGPSELADKTGLDVSRINQILSGEFRPVGEDRKKLEKALDMDLTEEDMNKLMPSDIRDWFEDIPDEDIETLGVDPSRARPEWMILTVLPVPPVTARPSITLDNGQRSEDDLTHKLVDIIRINQRFMENREAGAPQLIIEDLWELLQYHVTTFIDNEISGTPPARHRSGRPLKTLSQRLKGKEGRFRGSLSGKRVNFSARTVISPDPTLSLNEVGVPERVAREMTQTMNVTQRNLEQAQQYVRNGPEGHPGANYVKRPDGRRLKVTEKNCEELAEKVEAGWEVNRHLIDGDIVIFNRQPSLHRMSIMAHEVVVMPYKTFRLNTVVCPPYNADFDGDEMNMHALQTEESRAEARVLMRVQEQILSPRFGENIIGAIQDHISGTYLLTNGNPEFTETQALDLLRATSIDTLPEPAGEYEDGTPYWTGRQLFSELLPDDLNLQFTSSTGDDVIIEDGQLVAGTIDEDAVGAFGGEIVDTLAKVYSKTRSRVFVNEVASLAMRAIMHFGFSIGIDDESIPEEANEQVDEAIGNAYDRVQELIDIYEAGELESLPGRSVDETLEMKIMQQLGKARDSAGEIAEDHFTDDNPAVVMARSGARGSMLNLTQMAGCVGQQAVRGERINRGYEGRTLSHFQKEDLSAGAHGFVENSYRSGLTPREFFFHAMGGREGLVDTAVRTSKSGYLQRRLINALSELEAQYDGTVRDTSGTIVQFEFGEDGTSPVKVSSDAGDGIDVDNIADRVLDAEFATEEEKERFLGTREPPTNLSEYAGPGLDKATGVNSDD
- a CDS encoding NusA-like transcription termination signal-binding factor gives rise to the protein MKVTLSDAERRYIALFEDETGATARDCLTFDDRVVILVAAGEMGQAIGPGGQNVKKVEEKIGRSVELVEDADTSEAFVASALAPAAVRHVTISQQDDRVAYVEVADEDRGVAIGKEGKNIETARTLARRHYDIDDIQLT